From the genome of Deltaproteobacteria bacterium:
CCGTCGAAGCGGGCGAAGAGCTCAAATCGCTTAAAGCTTTTCCGTATCACATGGAAAATGTGCTTCGCATGACCCACAATATGGGTTCTCGTCAAATGACGATCGTTGCCGCCGGAGGGAGACCAACATTTTGCCAGGCGCAAGCTCTACTTTTACAAGATAAAAAGCGTGATCAGGAAAACGAAATCACATTTGTTTTTTTGGAAGATTTCGGCAAACCCTTTTGTCAGCCGGTTAAGATTTTAGACTTGTTGAATGAGGCCCGTTCGCAAGGATGGCTTCAATGAAGCCCTTCATTTTCTCCGGCGAAGTGCCGGCCTCGAAATCGATTTTGAATCGGCTCTTGATAATACAAAGTTTTGCAAAAGATCTAGAAGTCTACGGAGACTCTCTATGTGACGATGTTGTTCGCATGCGCTCGGCGCTCCGCCAAGTTTTAGATATCAGAGGTGAAAATGCAAATTGCGGTGCAGCCGGCACGACATTCAGATTTTTAGCTTTGCGTGCATCACGCGTACCGGGTCGACATGTTTTGGTCGGCACGCACCAGCTTCTTGCCCGTCCACAAAGCGCGTTACTCGAAATCATGCAGGCCCTCGGTGTTACAGCTTCATTGATGGATCAGGGTCTGTTGATCGAAAGCCGCGGGTGGAAAAAACCAACTAAGCCATTACGTGTAGATCGGTCGCATTCGAGCCAATTTGCTAGTGCCATTTTATTAAATGCCTGGAATTTAGATTTTCAATTAGAGCTAGAATTTCCCGCGTCATTAAATGCGCCTTCCGAAGGCTATTTTGAAATGACCAAGTCGCTTGTGCAAGCTGCGGGCATGCGTCTCATGAGTGATGGTTCGCGAACAATAGTACCCCTGAATAGTCAAGTAACAGCCAGTTCACTTCACGCAGAGCCCGATCTAAGCTCGACATTTTCGCTGGCTGCCGTAGCAGTAGCTTCGCAAGGTCAGTCGCATTTTAAAACTTTCCCGAGGTCAAGCTTGCAGCCGGATGCGGTTTTTCCAGAACTCCTCAAGGCTATGGGAATAATCATCGATACTTCGCACGGGCTATTCGTCAAAGGCCAGCCGAATTTACGTCCCATAAAATGGAACTTGCAAGATTGTCCGGATCTTTTTCCAGTACTGTCTGTGCTTTGCGCTTTAGCGAAAGGCCGTTCAGTCCTATACGGAGCTCCCCACCTAGCGCACAAAGAATCGAATCGTATCGAGTCAACGGCCAAGCTTTTGCGAGGTCTCGGCGTGCAATTCAATCTCCGTGCTGATGGAATTGAAATCGACGGGCGTGGGACAAT
Proteins encoded in this window:
- a CDS encoding 3-phosphoshikimate 1-carboxyvinyltransferase, whose product is MKPFIFSGEVPASKSILNRLLIIQSFAKDLEVYGDSLCDDVVRMRSALRQVLDIRGENANCGAAGTTFRFLALRASRVPGRHVLVGTHQLLARPQSALLEIMQALGVTASLMDQGLLIESRGWKKPTKPLRVDRSHSSQFASAILLNAWNLDFQLELEFPASLNAPSEGYFEMTKSLVQAAGMRLMSDGSRTIVPLNSQVTASSLHAEPDLSSTFSLAAVAVASQGQSHFKTFPRSSLQPDAVFPELLKAMGIIIDTSHGLFVKGQPNLRPIKWNLQDCPDLFPVLSVLCALAKGRSVLYGAPHLAHKESNRIESTAKLLRGLGVQFNLRADGIEIDGRGTILKNEQEYDPLHDHRLAMAAAVANASGARIRILYPSVVDKSFPEFWTIVEQGQRK